From the genome of Chrysiogenia bacterium:
AAGCGAGAGTGAACTGGCGAGTGCCCGGTTGCCGCTGCGCGTGGCAACCGGGCAGGCCGCCGCTGCCCGCAGCGCGCACCTGCCCGCCGGCGAGAGCGTCTCGCAGCTCGGGCTGCTCTAGGAGATATTCTTCGCTCCCTGCTCCCCCTTCGGGGGAGCGGGGATGGAAAAAAGATTCTTAGACCAGCATCTTCCTTGCCCCGTCGACGAATTCCTTCTCGCTCTTTGAATCCGTGACCCGGATGCGTTCGGGAATCTTGAGGCCCTGCTGCACGGCGGGGCGCCCGCCGATGAGCTTGATCCAGCGCTGGACGTGATCGAGTCCCTCGATGCTCACGCCCGACCAGGGGTAGGTGGCGACCCAGGGATAGGTGGCGATGTCGGCAATCGAATACTCCGCGCCGCCCAGATACTCGGCCTCCGCAAGGCGAGCGTCGAGTACCTCGAACAGGCGGCGGCTCTCGTTCTGGTAGCGCTCGATGGCGAAGGGAATCTTCTCGGGCGCGTAGCGGAAGAACACATTGGCCTGTCCCATCATCGGGCCGATGCCGCCCATCTGGAACATGAGCCACTGCATCACGACCGAGCGGCCCTTCGCGTCGGCGGGCAGGAGCTTGCCGGTTTTCTCCGCGAGATAAACCAGGATTGCGCCGGACTCGAAGACGGCGAAGCCGTCCTCGTCTCGGTCGACGATGGCCGGGATGCGCCCGTTGGGATTGATCCTGAGGAAGGCGGGCTCTTTTTGTTCGAGCTTGGCCAGGTTGATCGGGTGAACTTCGTAGGGGAGCGCCAGCTCCTCCAGGGCAATCGAGGCCTTGTGTCCGTTGGGCGTAGCGGCAGTGTAGAGATCGATCATCGCGTAACTCCTTGCGGCTGACTGTCTACCGATGCCGGGCAAGCCCCAAACGGTGCAGCAAGCTGTCCCTGCTCCCCCTTTGGGGGAGCTGTTCGACGCAGCGTCAGCGGAGGCGAACTGAGGGGGTCGCTCAGGCGGTGATCAGGTGTTTTTCTTAATCTTGATCGTGCTGTCTTTGGTGCCCCCTCAGGCCGGTTACGCGCCGGGTAGAGCCACTACACCTCTTCAAGTGCCCGAAAGATTTCCTCGGCCACGACCTGTAGCCGCCGATCGATATCGAGATTCCAGAATCGAAGCACCCGGATTCCCTCGGCCTGCAATGTTTGTGACCGATCCGAATCTCGCTCGCCGTGTTCGGGAAACGAATGCTGGCTACTGTCAAGTTCGACGGCGAGGCGGCGTTCGCAGCAGTAGAAATCCAGGATGTAGGGCCCGACGGGGTGCTGGCGACGGAAACGGAACCCGCCAAGACGGCGTCCTCGAAGGTATTGCCAGAGCTT
Proteins encoded in this window:
- a CDS encoding glutathione S-transferase N-terminal domain-containing protein, with translation MIDLYTAATPNGHKASIALEELALPYEVHPINLAKLEQKEPAFLRINPNGRIPAIVDRDEDGFAVFESGAILVYLAEKTGKLLPADAKGRSVVMQWLMFQMGGIGPMMGQANVFFRYAPEKIPFAIERYQNESRRLFEVLDARLAEAEYLGGAEYSIADIATYPWVATYPWSGVSIEGLDHVQRWIKLIGGRPAVQQGLKIPERIRVTDSKSEKEFVDGARKMLV
- a CDS encoding endonuclease domain-containing protein; its protein translation is MDKITRDKARELRHHPTPQERKLWQYLRGRRLGGFRFRRQHPVGPYILDFYCCERRLAVELDSSQHSFPEHGERDSDRSQTLQAEGIRVLRFWNLDIDRRLQVVAEEIFRALEEV